The DNA region CTCCTCAAAATCCACAAGTTCTGATATTCTTTGATACAACTGAATTTCCCAATCATGTTGCATCGCGTCTTAAAGTCTTGTTGAATCTCCACTATAAGCCAAAAAAATCTTTTTAAAATGCAAGAAAAGTTATAACATTTCTTGTAAAGAAACAAGGTACCCTAGATCATAAAGTAACAAAAGTAGCCTAAGTTTGCTCAACAAAAACTCATCACTTTTAGTCAAGAATTGGGATAAATAGATATAGAACAAGAGTgtatatgaaaatatttgtattgtaaaaaTCCTCGTAGATCGAAGTGAGTTTGAAGGCTACTTGTCGAGAATACTGAGCATCGAAACTATGGTTTTGATCAACTCTGGTCTCCTACCATCAACAGCCAACataattgtatatatattgTTGAGAAATCTGCATGTTGATTCTTATTATTAGCCACTGTATtctgaagaaataaaattaaagagcTCAACAGCCCATTTTAGTGTGGGGAAAGCATGCGCGTGAATATATTCAATAATTGTTCTCTGCTCATAGACAAATGGAATATTGACAACTATGATCATACTATTAAACATATATTTCATCATATTAAACATATGAGATTTgactataatttaaatttatatgtggTTCGTGCAGTCTTCGTTATTATATGTTCTTATAAATGACAATTTGCTTTAAATAAATGTGATTATGAGATTTCAAAAGATTCTGCAGAGTAAATCCATTTTATGTAAACAAGATAATTAGTGGTGTAATTAAATAGAGAGGTAAACTTATACAAAAGTAAACTGTACTACAGTTTAGTAAAAAATCCATAGATGTATTTTGCTTTCAATTTCTTGGATATGTTTAACAGCACATTTTATTCTTGTTTTCTCTGCTGAAAGGACGTCAAATCTGATAAAATTATGCTAAAGATAAACTATGCAAGTCCCTCGTGTGGACTAATTCATCATAAATGTTAAGATTTTGCAAGTTTCTAAGATATTCTCagaaactttctaattttttaataattcaaaTCATTTTTATGTAGGCAGAATGTAAATAGAGACATGAATCTTCAAATTGAAGAGGTGGAGTTATACAATTAATATTTGGTAATTGTGAAATCAAGTATTATCAATGTTTGGTAAATCATTTGCTTTGTTtaatgagaaaataaagaaaaaaataaagcaaagaaaataaaagaacagGCCATGTGGTAGAAATCTTTGAGATTTTTCTCTAattgatgatcaagaaaatatacaaatatacatCATCCTTTTTGACTAATCTACAATATTTTTGATCTCATAACGAGTCTAGTTGTTGAGAATGTTGAGGAGGGAAACTCTGGTTTTGATCAACTGTCTGAAGATTGACTCGAGATCTTCTTCAACAACTTGAATGTCTGAATCCATCTCTTTTATGTGATTCACGAGCTCGATTTCTTGGTTCAGTTGCAAGAATGATTCCACCTTGTTGAACTCATTCTCGGCATCTGATACTTTCTTGGAGTGCATCAGCTTTGACACAAAGGACCTCTTGCTTTCGTGCCCCAACACGTAAGAAAGCAGAGACTCGAGCATGGAAATGGCAACAGACTCTGCGTCTTTCAACATGGAAGCATTCTCAGAAGTGGCTGAGGCGCTACGTCTCAAGTTCTTCAAACACTTTTGGATCATTTTCTTTGATTTCTTTCTAGAAGCAAGGTAGGTGTTGACGCCTTGAACATCCTTTCTCCTTACAGCCGATAGAAGATCTCTGATGTCTTGCTTTGCAAGTGAGATAAGATCTCTAACTGAGCTGCAAGCATCCAATAGCCGGATGAAATCGTCAACACTCTCCTCAGACACGGTCTGCTGAATGTGAGACAAAAGAAGCAAATCATCAATGCTCTCATACAAGTTTCTTAGGCCATTTATTCTGGCGTTGAATGATGAGAGCGATGAACAAGTAGCTTCTGAAGATCTCAATCTGGATAAGCTTTCATCGAACTGTGAAACAGCAGGATGTGATGAAGATGGGAAACTAAGAGAGCGGCCGTGTTGAAGAGCcattgtgtttttcttttttttgttgttgatgaAAACTGAAATGATGATTGAAGGAAGAAAGTAGTGATGCCTCAAACAATCA from Salvia splendens isolate huo1 chromosome 9, SspV2, whole genome shotgun sequence includes:
- the LOC121749227 gene encoding uncharacterized protein LOC121749227 encodes the protein MALQHGRSLSFPSSSHPAVSQFDESLSRLRSSEATCSSLSSFNARINGLRNLYESIDDLLLLSHIQQTVSEESVDDFIRLLDACSSVRDLISLAKQDIRDLLSAVRRKDVQGVNTYLASRKKSKKMIQKCLKNLRRSASATSENASMLKDAESVAISMLESLLSYVLGHESKRSFVSKLMHSKKVSDAENEFNKVESFLQLNQEIELVNHIKEMDSDIQVVEEDLESIFRQLIKTRVSLLNILNN